AAAAAAACAAGTAAACAAACAAGGTGGTAAAGCTATTTCTCCATTTAATTCCTTCTGTTTATAAGGTTCACAACCACCTTAATCATGATATCTTTCTCTTCGGGCCTGCTCTCTGCAATCATAAGCGTAAGGGCAACAAGGGCATTGTCGCCTATCCGCTTTGCCCCATCGGGCCGGTAGAGAATGCCGTTGGCATCGAGAAACCACAGGAAGAGCGACGCTGCAATCCGTTTGTTCCCATCCACAAATGAATGGTTTTTCACGACGAAATAGAGAAGGTGCGCTGCTTTCTCCTCGATACTCGGATACAGTCCTTTTCCGTCAAAGGTCTGATAGATAGCGCCAATGGAGCTTTTGAAAGAATCATCTTTCTCGCGGCCGACCAGGGAGCTCCCGTCGACACCAGATTCCTTGGTGAGCCGGTCTATGGCGTTGCGTGCTGCTTCATAGGTGATGACGAACCGGGCCTCTTCCGTCGTATCGGCAACGGCGAGTCTGTTGTAGTCGTAGTCATCGAGGAGTCTGAGGGCTTGGGAGTAGTCGGTTACTACTTTAAGAAGACCCTCTGTCTCCTGTCCGGCCAGTTGCCGTTCCTCCACGATCCGTCCAAGGAGGTCAATAGCTTGTTGTAGTTCTTTAAGGCGTTTGTTCTCTTCGCGAAGCCGTTTTTCATTTATGGAGTAGCCTTTGAGAATATGGTCTTTTAAAACTTGTGTAGCCCATATACGGAATTGGGTACCGCGCAGAGAATTAACCCTGTATCCGACTGATATGACCATGTCGAGATTGTAAAGGTCCATTACACGAATTTTTCCATCAGCGGCAACCTGTGCATTTTTTGCACAGGTTGAATCA
The window above is part of the Pseudomonadota bacterium genome. Proteins encoded here:
- a CDS encoding virulence protein RhuM/Fic/DOC family protein, translated to MRNDIGKERIVIYQTEDGKTKLEVRLEQETIWLDAHQMGLLFERDRSVIVKHVRNIYKTVELLPDSTCAKNAQVAADGKIRVMDLYNLDMVISVGYRVNSLRGTQFRIWATQVLKDHILKGYSINEKRLREENKRLKELQQAIDLLGRIVEERQLAGQETEGLLKVVTDYSQALRLLDDYDYNRLAVADTTEEARFVITYEAARNAIDRLTKESGVDGSSLVGREKDDSFKSSIGAIYQTFDGKGLYPSIEEKAAHLLYFVVKNHSFVDGNKRIAASLFLWFLDANGILYRPDGAKRIGDNALVALTLMIAESRPEEKDIMIKVVVNLINRRN